The Edaphobacter flagellatus sequence CGCCTCCGTCGAAGCCTGGTTGTAGAGCCCAGGAAGCTCCTCGGCATTCCGGCAGATACGCATACCGCGGCCGCCGCCGCCAGCAACTGCCTTCAGAATGACTGGATAGCCAACGCTCTTGGCCCACTCGAGCGCCTCACCCTCACTGGCGATCACGCCATCCGAACCCGGCAGAATCGGCACCTTGGCCTTCTTCATCGTCTGCCGCGCCGTGGACTTCTCGCCCATCATGCGAGTCACCTCGGGCGGAGGCCCAATAAACTTGATGTTCGAAGCCCGGCACACCTCGGCAAAGTTTGCGTTCTCGCTCAACAGGCCGTAACCGGGATGGATCGCATCGACATCTGTAATCTCCGCGGCCGAGATCACGGCAGGAACATTCAGATAGCTCTCCGACGAACGCGGAGGCCCGATGCAGATCGCTTCATCGGCAAACTTCACATGCAGCGAGTTTCTGTCGGCCTCGCTATATACAGCAACCGTGCGGATGCCCATCTCCTTGCATGCGCTGATCACGCGCAGTGCGATCTCCCCACGATTTGCAATCAATACCTTACGAAACATAGATGCAGGCGCCTTCCGAATCTCTTCGCTGACGAATCGTTTTCTGAGTAACACGTTTACCGCGGCCGAATTGCAAACAACGGCTGGCCATACTCCACCGGCTGGCCCGTGACGCCAATACGCTTCACGACCTCACCGGCAACGTCGGACTCAATCTCGTTCATCAGCTTCATCGCTTCGACGATGCAAAGCACCTGGCCTACCTCGACCTGGTCACCTACCTGCACGAATGCAGGAGCGCCCGGTGCCGGGGACTCGTAGAACGTACCGACGATCGGCGACTTCACCTCATGCAGCTTCTCCTCCGCAGCAGCCGGAGCCGCCGCCTGTGCAGCATGCGCTGCAACCGCTGGGACAACAGCGGCTGCAGGAGCCGAAGCCATCAGCTGCCGCAGTTGCCCCAGGTCGAGTCCGCCCGCTGCGGCAGCAGGTTCACCCGCAAACTTGATCCTGACCTTCAGGTCAGCCTGTTCCATGTCGAACTCGGCGATCTCATTCGCCTTCAGGAATTCGACCAGTTCGCGCAGCTCTTGCATCTTTGTTCCGTCCATCATCTCTCCTGTGCCTCTTGCGGCACTCTATCCCTACAACTCGATCCAGGCCTTCACGCTCGGCGTCAGCACCTCGCCGCCCGCCGGCGTCACCAGAACCATATCCTCGATCCGCAAACCGAACCGGCCCGGTATATATACCCCCGGCTCGATCGTGATCACCATCCCCGCCTTCAATGGCTGAGTCTGCTTCGCAGCCAGCCGCGGGCCTTCATGAATCTCCAATCCAACTCCGTGCCCCGTCGAGTGGGTAAAAAACGTATCCAACCCCGCCCGTCGCAGCACACTTCGCGCTGCCTCATCGACTTCGCCTGCAGTCACTCCCGGCGCAACCGCGGCTACTGCCGCCACCTGCGCTTCCAGAACCGCATGATACACGTCCTGCTCTCCGTTCACCGCGCGTCCGAGATGTACTGTGCGGGTCATGTCGCTCATGTAGCCGTCCAGCACCACGCCGAAGTCCATCGTAACGAAACCGCGCTTTGGCAATTTCGCCAGGCTGGCCCGGCCATGGGGTAAAGCGCTACGTTCACCACTGGCCACAATCGTCTCAAACGACATGGCTTCTGCTCCAGCCAGACGAGCGCGATACTCCAGCTCGGCAGCAACCTCCATCTCCTTCAACCCCGGACGCAGGTACTCCAGCATCCCGTCGAAGAGCTGGCCGCCAAGCGAAGCTGTCTTCCTGATCTTGCTGATTTCGTCGACGTCCTTCACCTCGCGCAGACGCGCAACCACCGGCTCCGACGCCACAAACATCCCCCGGCGCACCTTCGTCGGAACCGCCTTGTGCATGCTTTCAAGTGCGGCAACCGTCGTATGCAACGCATCGAAGCCGCACCGTTTCACCGACTTCTCCACCAGCCACTCGCAGGCTGCGGCGACGACAGGCTTATTCGCAATCACCACGCGGGTGCCTACGGCCTCGGCCTTTGCCTGGGCTGTGTAACGGCCATCGGTAAACAGGACTGCGGTGCCTCCCGCCATGGCCAGGGCGGCATTCGACCCTGTAAAACCGCAGAGATAACGCACATCCGGCAGATGAGTGATCAATATCCCATCCAGTCCGGCGGCCTTAGTCGCCGCAGCCGTCCTTCTCTTCCGTGCTCCGAAGTTCATCCCTTTGATTCTACTCAATCAAGCGGCTTCGCGTAGAGGGCAGGATCAACCCAGGAACCGTTATCATGAACTATGTCTCTTCCCCAGAGCGGCTCCTCGTCGCCCAGGCTAACTCGACGCTCGTTTATCGTTGGTTCCGGCGTCACGGCGGCTGGCCTTGCACTCTACTCCGGCGTGATTGCCCGCCACGCTATCCAGCAGGTCGACACCACGATCCACATCGCCAACCTGCCGTCTGCCTTTCATGGTTTCCGCATCGTTCAGCTTTCCGACATCCATCTCGATGAGTTCACCGAGCCCCTCTTCCTCGAGCACGTCGTCCACCGCATCAATGCGCTCCAGCCCGATCTCGTCCTCGTGACCGGCGACTTCATCACCCGCGGATCGCTCACCTTTATCTCCGACACCCATGCGGCCCACCGCTGCGCCGAGATTCTCAGCACCCTCAAAGCCCCGCAGACATATACCATCCTCGGCAATCACGATGTCGCGGTCTCCTCCACCCTCGTCACCAGCGCACTCAATTCCTTCAAAATTCCCGTGCTGATCAACCGGGCGGTTCCCATCGAACGTGCTGGCTCGCGCATCTGGCTTTGCGGCACCGACGACGCCGGTGGCGGCCACCCCGACCTGGACCTCACGCTACCCCAGCAGCCCGATGGTCCCGTCATCCTGATGGTTCACGAGCCGGACTACGCCGACACGGTAATCCAGCATCCTCGCGGCAAGCTCGTCGATCTCATGCTCTCCGGCCACTCACACGGCGGCCAGATCCGCATCCCCTTCTATGGCCCGCTTATTCTTCCCCCGCTGGGCCAGAAGTATGTTCAGGGACACTTCCGCTTCGGGGCCATGCAGCTCTACGTCAATCGCGGTATCGGTGCCGTCGGCCTGCCCTTCCGCTTCGACTGTCCGCCGGAGATCACGGTGCACACCCTGCAGCCGGCCTAACAAACGCTCTACCGTGCCTTCCTCTTGAAGCAATCGGGAGCATGATCGTCAACCACACCAGTCGCCTGTAGCCAGGCATAGACGATCACCGGCCCAACGAACTTGAATCCGCGTTTCTTAAGCGCCTTCGACATCTCTTCGGAGAGAGGCGTTTTTGCCGGAACCTGTCCGGTCCTGTTGATAATCGGCTTACCGCCTGCCATCTTCCAGACAAACTGCGCCAGGTCTTCTCCCTCCTGCTGCATCTTCAGATAAGCTTTCGCGCCGCCGATGGCTGCTTCGATCTTCGCGCGCGATCGAATGATCTCCGGATTCTGGAGCAGGCGTTCCACGTCGCGCTCGGTCATCCGCGAAACCTTCACTGGGTCGAAGTTGTGAAATACCTTGCGAAACGCATCGCGCTTGCGCAGGATCGTGATCCACGAGAGCCCGGCCTGGAATCCCTCAAGCATCAGCATCTCCCACAGAGCGCGGCTGTCATGCTGCGGCACACCCCACTCCTCATCGTGGTAAGCGCGGTATAAAGGATCGCTTCCCGCCCAGCTGCAACGAACTTTTTCTTTCATGGTGTATTCGATTCTCGGTTAACGGCAAATGCTTCGAAAAAGAATCACGGCTGAAAAGCCTATGTTTCCGTAGGCCCATCAAGAAGAACTACGGTTATCTTTCAGTCTGCGGCCAAGCCGGGTAAACGGCTCTTCCACCGCAACGCAAAACAGGTAAGCCCCCACAAGAGCCGTCACGGAGTAAAGCGGCAACAGCATCGAAGCACTCAGTGCGAACCGTTTTTGCAGTGTGAAGGCCAGCGTTAGCAGTACGGGAATATGAATCAGATAGAGGCTGTACGAGATTCTTCCCAGAAAGACGGGCACGGCAGAACGAAAGATCGTATTCACCCGTACAGAAAACAACACGGTGACGATCAGCCCCAGTGCCCCCAGCGCCGTGCCCCAATCGCTCACTCCGATCAGCAGCTTCGTATGCGGCCCCAATAAAGCATTCGCCGCCAGCGCCGTGAAGTTATAGACGACAAACGACACCAGCACCAGCGCCCAGCGCGTGCCTTTCCCCTGCCCCAGATACCACTCTCCAATACTCGAAAGATTCCGCGCAACCAGAATCCCCAGAATGAAGAAGGCAATATAGTGCACCGTCATCGCAAGACTCATCGGAGCAATCGGAGTGATCCATGCCATGAAGAATCGCATAATCGTCATCGACACAAGCGTGCACCCCGCCGCCAACGCCAGAGCACCCCGATTCGAGAGCCTGCTGACGGCAACATACAGCAGCGGAAAAATGATCGAGATTCGCATCTCGTGCACCAGCGACCAGAAGACAGGATTCAGCTGGCCGAAATCGTAATCACCGAGAAACAGGATGTGCTGGACGACCAGCCTGCGGCTCACCGGCTCCGACCAGCAACAATCCCTCAGCGCGCTATGGTCGATATGCCCATGCCAGATGCTCGCTCCCATCACCGTCAGCGCAAGAGCAACAAGATACGGACCATAGATTCTCGTGATCCGTCGCCCGATAAACACACCGTAGCTCTGTCCCCGGCCGTAAGACAGAGCCAGCACGATGCCGCTGAGCACAAAGAACAGGCGTACCGCCTCAGGCCCTGCGTAAAGCGGATACATCGCTTTCAACGCGGTACTGCGCCATCCCGTCGGCAGGCCAAACCCCAGCCAGCCTAAAAAGAAGTGATAGAACGCTACGGCAACTGCAGCCAACCCACGTATCGAGTCCAACTCGTGCAGCCTGCGGCCCGACTGTGCCGTCGAAACCACGGCCTGTTCAACCGCAACGCCTTCCCCTGTCATCGCTTCGGACTCCATATCGCATATCCATAGGTATCCGGGCTGGCCGGAACCCTGATCGTGTAGTGGCTCCTTACATACTCGCAAAGCGGCGTATAAGCATTCTCTGTATGCCGCACCTTCCAGCGAAAGGGATAAAAGAACAACACGCTGATGAACGTCTTCTGGGCCTCAAAGTCGAAGTAGCATCCCTGTTCCGCAGACAGAACCAGTTCACGGTCTCCATGCCGCTTCAACTCTTCAATCTTCTCCTCAATCTGCTCCGGATCGAACGCATTCACCGTTCCATCAAAGTACCCTTCGTCGATATAAGCGCGGTTTTGGCTCTCGGCATACCCAAACGGAGCTTCCACAATCCCCTCCGCATAAGGCACACGCCACGGCTGAGACTTCGTTGCGTCCTTCCGGCTCATCAGTTCCAGCTCTGCCCGCTTGGTATCGGCAACACCCCGCCCATAGCGCCCCAGCATCTTGCGGTAATACGTATCCTCAAGCTGCGCACCCCGACGACCTCCATCTCGCACCATGAGGGCAAGCGTGCTTCTAAAGAGCTGCCCTGCATACCCCAGTAAAAATGTCGCAGAGCAGATGACCGCCACCACGATAAAGACGGAACACCACAATCGCCACCGCACCGGCGTAGATGCTGCCCAAAGCGAAGCAACAATCAGAAACACAGTGCCGTTGAAGATGATATGGCCCGGATCACAGTGCCCCAACGCCGACGGCAGAAACGTAAACGCCACCGCAAGCATGCAGCTCGTGTTCGTATACCTTCCCTCTCTCCACACAAACACCAGATAACTGCTGCACAGGAACACCGCAAAGAACAACATCAGAATGTGCAGCGCCGGAACGATGGGGAAGTTGATGCCTCCATGACTGAATGTCCGCATCGTATAAAAGACCTGCATCCGCCCCGCCTGCCAGAAGACAGCGCATAGAACTGCCAGCGCCACACCATACGGCGTCACCCACGACCAGCTCCGCGTCCGCGCATAATACGCAATCAAAAACGCATAGATGCCAACGGCAAATCCCACCCCCAGCTCAGGAGAAAGTAGAAGCAGCGCGATCGTCGACGCACACACAGCAGCGGCGCCGGCAATCTCTCCCTGAGGACGCCGGATCAATCGGTACACCCACAACGCCAGCGCCGGGCCGGCAAAAAATCGTAGTCCCGCGTAATTGATCCCCGTCGTCACTTCCCCCATCAGCAGAAGCGGAAAGAGCAGCAGGAAGATCGCACTTCGATGCCGCCCGGGATAATCGATGCCATCGACGATCACCCGCAGCAGCCATACCCCCGCAAGAACATTCATCAGCCAGAACAGGTAGTACGCATTGACCACCGTCAGCCCCAGCAGCTTGGAGAGCAGCAGCGGCCCATAGAGAAAGGCCGCGCCATAAGCAAACTCGAAGTCCCGGTAAGGCCGCTGCCCTTGTGCCGCAAGCCCCAGCCTGTCGAGCAGGTAGACCGATTCGCCATACGAACCCGACCTTGCCGTCAGCACATACATCGCAACGCACAGTAGCGCTGCAACCAGCATCGAGCCCCAGAACACACCGCGCCCTACCCGGTCCGAAACCCCGACAACAGAAAATCGACACCGCGCAGCCCAGGCCAGCAGCCCGGTACAGAACGCGAAGATGACGAGAAGGAGAATTCCGACCCGGTTGTTGTAGCCGAAAATGTACGAATCCGAGATCTCATACCGGTTCGCGAACTGCGTCGGAGCATAGAAGATCATCGCCAGAGCGGCGCAGACGTAAAGCGGCAGGAGTTTCCTGGCGAGAACAGCGCTTCTTGTCATGTATTTTGAACCCGGCCAACCCACCGGATTCTTATTTCTATCTTTCTAACGAGCGCGACCTGCAGGCTTTTTTTGCTTGGGAGCAACCGGCGCCTGCTGCGGCACGACTCCGCTCTTCTCATCCATCCAGGCATCCAGCAACGACTTCTTGAAGCGCCAGCGATTCCCCAGCTTGAACGCCGGAATAAAGCCCTCCGACGCATACCGGTACAAGGTGTCACCGCTGATGCCGAGATACTCCGACGCCTGCCGGATATCCATCACCTCGCGTGGTGCAGCCTGCGCTATCGGTGCCATCGGAAGAGAACGCTCCAATCCCAGAAAGAAACGGGCGAAAACCAAGGGTGAGCCCCGGTAAGCCCGGCAACTCTCTTTGTACCCCCTTTTTCTCGCCCGTACAATGAAATTTTTAGGGTATTTATCAGTAAATAACTGATAACCAAACACTAAACAGCATTCTTCGGAGGCTGCAGGCTCGTCATTACATCCAGCAGGTCCTGTCCGACCGTGCGCGTCTTCGCAATCGCGTCGGCCAGCGGAATGTCCGAGATCTCCGTCCCCTTCAGCACAACCAGGCGTCCGAACTTACCCTGGTGCACCAGATCGATCGCCTTCACGCCATAGCGCGAAGCCAGCATGCGGTCGTATGCCGAAGGCGTTCCGCCCCGCTGCGTATGGCCCAGGTTCACGCTGCGCGTCTCATACTTTGTCCGCTTCTCGATCTCCTCGGCCAGTTGCTGTCCAATGCCACTCAACCGCACATGGCCAAACGAATCGACCGAAGCTCCATGGGTCGCCTGCCCGCCTTCGGGGAACTTCGCTCCCTCGGCCACCACCACGATGCCAAACTTCTTGCCATGATCGTGCCGGTACTTCAACAGACGGCACACTTCGTCGATATCGATCGGCACCTCGGGCACTAGAATCGCATCCGCGCCGCCTGCAATGCCCGACGTAATCGCGATCCAGCCCGCATCGCGTCCCATCACCTCAACCACCAGCACGCGATTGTGCGCCTCCGCCGTCGAGTGCAGCCTGTCCACCGCCTCCGTCGCAATCGTCACCGCCGTATCGAAACCGAAGCAGGCATCCGTACCGCTCAGGTCGTTGTCGATCGTCTTCGGCACGCCAACGCACTTCACTCCACGCTCGCTCAGCGCCAGTGAGATCGACTGCGTATCGTCTCCGCCCAGAGCGATCAGCGCATCCAGCTTGTGCTTGGCAATCACTTCAAGGCACTTCTCGAACCCGCCAGGAATCTTCTTCACATTCGTTCTCGAAGAACGCAGGATCGTGCCGCCCTTCTGCAGAATCCCCGACGTCGTCTCCATGTTGAGCGGCATCGTCACGTCGTCAATCACGCCGCGCCAGCCTTCCATAAAGCCGACAAACTCGTCGCCGTAGTGCAGAATTCCCTTACGCACGACTGCACGAATGACAGCATTCAGCCCCGGGCAATCGCCACCACCAGTCAACATCCCAATGCGCATTGCATCTCCTTTTTGCGTTCGGCAAAATCATACCGCAGCGCGTACCGTGCTATTTACCGCCACCAGTCCGAACGCAAGGATGCACCAGGCACCACCTCGGTCGGAGAGCCTGGCTGCGGCGACCACAGCGCAATTCCCTTCTCCTCCGCCAGCGCCAGCATCCGCTCCATCGGCTGCTTCCATCCATGCAGCGCCAGGTCGAATAGCCCCCAGTGAATCGGCATCAGCAGCCCCGTCCCGCCGAGATCCTCAAACGCCTGCGCCGCGCCATCCGGCCCCATGTGGATGTCCTTCCACAGCTCGTTGAATGCGCCGATCTCCAGCATCGTCAAATCGAACGGCCCATGCGCCGCGCCAATCTCTTTAAAGCCTTCCCACCAGCCCGAATCCGCACCGAAGTACACCTTGTGACGCGGCCCCTGCAACACAAACGACGACCACAACGTCTCAAACCGGTTGAACATACTTCTCCCCGAGAAGTGCCGCGAAGGCAGCGAAGTAATCTCGAGCCCCTTGCTCGCTACCGTGAAGCTCTCCGTCCAACCCAGCTCCGTGATCTTCGTGCGATGCACGCCATACTGTTCCAGAATCTCTCCCACGCCCAGCGACGTCACCCACTCCACGCCGCGCATCGACTCCATCCGCGCCAGCGTCCGTATCGTCGATTCGCCCAGATGATCGTAGTGATCGTGCGACACCAGCACCACATCCAGCCGCGGCATCTCCTTCAACGCCAGCGGAGCAGCAAAGAACCGCTTCGGCCCCGCCCACCGCATCGGACTCGCCCGCTCATCCCACACCGGGTCCGTCAGCACACGCGCACCATCGATCTCAATCAGCAGCGACGAATGTCCCATCCACGTCACACGCAGCCCGCTCGCCACGGGCGTCTCGTAGATGCGCGCATCCGTCCGAAACGGCCCCAGCGGCGTCTTCGGAAACTTCTCTTCCTTATTCCTGAAGTACAGCGGAAGCGCCTTCCACAGCGTGCTCCATCCACCCACCTTCGT is a genomic window containing:
- a CDS encoding M24 family metallopeptidase, with the protein product MNFGARKRRTAAATKAAGLDGILITHLPDVRYLCGFTGSNAALAMAGGTAVLFTDGRYTAQAKAEAVGTRVVIANKPVVAAACEWLVEKSVKRCGFDALHTTVAALESMHKAVPTKVRRGMFVASEPVVARLREVKDVDEISKIRKTASLGGQLFDGMLEYLRPGLKEMEVAAELEYRARLAGAEAMSFETIVASGERSALPHGRASLAKLPKRGFVTMDFGVVLDGYMSDMTRTVHLGRAVNGEQDVYHAVLEAQVAAVAAVAPGVTAGEVDEAARSVLRRAGLDTFFTHSTGHGVGLEIHEGPRLAAKQTQPLKAGMVITIEPGVYIPGRFGLRIEDMVLVTPAGGEVLTPSVKAWIEL
- a CDS encoding metallophosphoesterase yields the protein MSLPQSGSSSPRLTRRSFIVGSGVTAAGLALYSGVIARHAIQQVDTTIHIANLPSAFHGFRIVQLSDIHLDEFTEPLFLEHVVHRINALQPDLVLVTGDFITRGSLTFISDTHAAHRCAEILSTLKAPQTYTILGNHDVAVSSTLVTSALNSFKIPVLINRAVPIERAGSRIWLCGTDDAGGGHPDLDLTLPQQPDGPVILMVHEPDYADTVIQHPRGKLVDLMLSGHSHGGQIRIPFYGPLILPPLGQKYVQGHFRFGAMQLYVNRGIGAVGLPFRFDCPPEITVHTLQPA
- the accB gene encoding acetyl-CoA carboxylase biotin carboxyl carrier protein encodes the protein MDGTKMQELRELVEFLKANEIAEFDMEQADLKVRIKFAGEPAAAAGGLDLGQLRQLMASAPAAAVVPAVAAHAAQAAAPAAAEEKLHEVKSPIVGTFYESPAPGAPAFVQVGDQVEVGQVLCIVEAMKLMNEIESDVAGEVVKRIGVTGQPVEYGQPLFAIRPR
- a CDS encoding MBL fold metallo-hydrolase is translated as MDLVEAEAEQAESFLRPAVQVERRYLNPVPTKVGGWSTLWKALPLYFRNKEEKFPKTPLGPFRTDARIYETPVASGLRVTWMGHSSLLIEIDGARVLTDPVWDERASPMRWAGPKRFFAAPLALKEMPRLDVVLVSHDHYDHLGESTIRTLARMESMRGVEWVTSLGVGEILEQYGVHRTKITELGWTESFTVASKGLEITSLPSRHFSGRSMFNRFETLWSSFVLQGPRHKVYFGADSGWWEGFKEIGAAHGPFDLTMLEIGAFNELWKDIHMGPDGAAQAFEDLGGTGLLMPIHWGLFDLALHGWKQPMERMLALAEEKGIALWSPQPGSPTEVVPGASLRSDWWR
- a CDS encoding 6-phosphofructokinase encodes the protein MRIGMLTGGGDCPGLNAVIRAVVRKGILHYGDEFVGFMEGWRGVIDDVTMPLNMETTSGILQKGGTILRSSRTNVKKIPGGFEKCLEVIAKHKLDALIALGGDDTQSISLALSERGVKCVGVPKTIDNDLSGTDACFGFDTAVTIATEAVDRLHSTAEAHNRVLVVEVMGRDAGWIAITSGIAGGADAILVPEVPIDIDEVCRLLKYRHDHGKKFGIVVVAEGAKFPEGGQATHGASVDSFGHVRLSGIGQQLAEEIEKRTKYETRSVNLGHTQRGGTPSAYDRMLASRYGVKAIDLVHQGKFGRLVVLKGTEISDIPLADAIAKTRTVGQDLLDVMTSLQPPKNAV
- a CDS encoding acyltransferase family protein, producing the protein MESEAMTGEGVAVEQAVVSTAQSGRRLHELDSIRGLAAVAVAFYHFFLGWLGFGLPTGWRSTALKAMYPLYAGPEAVRLFFVLSGIVLALSYGRGQSYGVFIGRRITRIYGPYLVALALTVMGASIWHGHIDHSALRDCCWSEPVSRRLVVQHILFLGDYDFGQLNPVFWSLVHEMRISIIFPLLYVAVSRLSNRGALALAAGCTLVSMTIMRFFMAWITPIAPMSLAMTVHYIAFFILGILVARNLSSIGEWYLGQGKGTRWALVLVSFVVYNFTALAANALLGPHTKLLIGVSDWGTALGALGLIVTVLFSVRVNTIFRSAVPVFLGRISYSLYLIHIPVLLTLAFTLQKRFALSASMLLPLYSVTALVGAYLFCVAVEEPFTRLGRRLKDNRSSS
- a CDS encoding DNA-3-methyladenine glycosylase I: MKEKVRCSWAGSDPLYRAYHDEEWGVPQHDSRALWEMLMLEGFQAGLSWITILRKRDAFRKVFHNFDPVKVSRMTERDVERLLQNPEIIRSRAKIEAAIGGAKAYLKMQQEGEDLAQFVWKMAGGKPIINRTGQVPAKTPLSEEMSKALKKRGFKFVGPVIVYAWLQATGVVDDHAPDCFKRKAR
- a CDS encoding helix-turn-helix domain-containing protein, whose product is MAPIAQAAPREVMDIRQASEYLGISGDTLYRYASEGFIPAFKLGNRWRFKKSLLDAWMDEKSGVVPQQAPVAPKQKKPAGRAR